The proteins below come from a single Pseudomonadota bacterium genomic window:
- a CDS encoding DUF5989 family protein yields MSFLKDLWNFLKERKKWWLLPIIILLLLFSLLIIFSGSAIAPFIYTLF; encoded by the coding sequence ATGTCTTTTTTAAAAGATCTCTGGAACTTTTTAAAGGAAAGAAAGAAATGGTGGTTATTACCGATTATCATTCTATTGCTTTTGTTCAGCCTGCTTATTATTTTCAGCGGTTCGGCAATAGCGCCATTTATTTACACGCTGTTTTAG